A portion of the Corynebacterium jeikeium genome contains these proteins:
- a CDS encoding Na+/H+ antiporter subunit A: MVTSLLCILFVTAALAPWTIKWLGTRGFLVLSLPLAGGAIYTGTHLVRLALDNGNGETSALTQPAVTHFSWMPIIHLDVNLRLGPIESLFGTLVLTIGFLVLVYCSGYFINPPLGKRRRVGSFAAQMIAFAAAMYGLVISDSIMLMFVFWEITSVLSFLLVGYYAERASSRRAAGQALLVTTLGGLIMLVGIVLMGVTTGFWNFSELTAPGALTAAQLDSTAVSTAAILLVVGALSKSAIAPFHFWLPGAMAAPTPVSSFLHSAAMVKAGVFLVARLAPTFNDTNAWQPIIIPLGLLTMIMAGWMALRQKDLKLIMAYGTVSQLGFIITVASIGTRATMLAALALTLGHAMFKAALFMVAGTIDRLTGTRDIRELSGLGRKSPQLLVISILAAASMMGVPPFFGFVAKEAALEATLNADPLHGMPSVFTTIGLVVGSILTVAYSLYLLRAAFATKSSTHASGGGTSPAVAEMDSPTWDQIGPAWLLALAGLVFGLVPRVLDSTISPYLTNAYPNAEAESHLALWHGFTLPLALTATILITGGIMHWQRKLVRQLQFEQPALGSADALYDGILDLARRLSLRATAATQRGSLPLNEAVILLTLIVLSIGALLLGERDELRMELWDSAPQGAVALIMIIAALAATQQKNRLSGVILVGVTGYGLAIIFAMYGAPDLALTQLLVETVSMIVFVLVLRTLSPRAPASNPRWIRHRAWLAIAVGVTVPVLAAYAMGSRRTEPISGDIPPLAHDIGHGQNAVNVLLVDIRAWDTFGEITVLVMVALGITSLVFRTHTMHMRSKIKPQRNRARRNTRWLNTIDESGEAERLRYPIMVLVASRALFPAMMVVSIYLFFAGHNDVGGGFAGGLVAALALTMRYLIGGHRELAATLPIPTEVLLGGGLLVSALSAVWPLFVGWAPLTSWYGSREIPLLGDVTVVSPMLFDLGVYMIVVGTIVYILRSLGGGIDAQINLRAERDRSRRVNRAALGQSRQLRSKLAAAKPAGVKSAGAKTASAKPTGAKPASAKTAGAKTAADARTATNTTESEASQPTTPARTEGKDTHQ, encoded by the coding sequence GGCAACGGGGAAACTTCCGCACTCACGCAACCCGCCGTCACGCATTTTTCGTGGATGCCCATTATCCACTTGGATGTAAACCTGCGATTAGGTCCTATTGAATCGCTCTTCGGCACGCTGGTTTTGACCATCGGCTTTCTCGTACTGGTGTACTGCTCCGGTTACTTCATCAACCCGCCACTCGGCAAACGTCGCCGCGTAGGTTCCTTCGCAGCCCAAATGATCGCCTTCGCTGCGGCGATGTACGGCCTGGTCATCAGCGACAGCATCATGCTGATGTTCGTCTTCTGGGAAATTACCTCGGTTCTGTCCTTCCTCCTGGTGGGCTACTACGCCGAGCGCGCCTCCTCCCGTCGCGCAGCAGGCCAGGCGCTCCTGGTCACGACGCTGGGTGGCCTCATCATGCTGGTCGGTATCGTTCTGATGGGAGTGACCACCGGTTTCTGGAACTTCTCCGAACTCACCGCGCCTGGCGCTCTGACAGCGGCACAGCTGGACTCCACGGCAGTATCCACGGCCGCAATCCTGCTGGTCGTTGGTGCGCTGTCGAAGTCCGCTATCGCGCCCTTCCACTTCTGGCTACCCGGTGCAATGGCCGCCCCTACCCCGGTTTCTTCCTTCCTGCATTCGGCAGCGATGGTCAAAGCCGGTGTGTTCCTGGTTGCCCGGCTCGCGCCGACCTTCAATGACACCAACGCGTGGCAGCCAATCATCATCCCGCTCGGCCTCTTGACCATGATCATGGCCGGCTGGATGGCCCTGCGCCAGAAGGATCTCAAGCTGATTATGGCGTATGGCACTGTCAGCCAGTTGGGATTCATCATCACAGTCGCGTCGATAGGCACGCGTGCGACGATGCTGGCAGCCCTGGCACTGACGCTCGGCCATGCCATGTTCAAGGCCGCGCTGTTTATGGTCGCGGGCACAATTGACAGGCTGACTGGTACGCGCGATATCCGTGAGCTCTCTGGGCTCGGTAGAAAGTCGCCGCAGTTGCTGGTGATTTCGATTCTCGCCGCTGCATCGATGATGGGTGTGCCGCCGTTCTTCGGCTTCGTCGCCAAGGAAGCTGCGCTGGAGGCCACGCTCAATGCTGATCCGCTGCATGGGATGCCGTCGGTGTTTACCACCATTGGCCTCGTCGTGGGTTCGATTCTGACCGTAGCGTACTCGCTGTACCTGCTGCGCGCCGCGTTTGCGACCAAGTCCAGCACCCACGCCAGCGGCGGTGGCACTTCCCCTGCCGTGGCAGAGATGGATTCCCCGACGTGGGATCAGATTGGCCCGGCTTGGCTGTTGGCGCTGGCAGGTTTGGTTTTCGGCCTGGTTCCCCGCGTCCTCGACTCGACTATCTCGCCCTACCTCACCAATGCCTACCCGAATGCGGAAGCAGAATCGCACCTGGCTCTCTGGCACGGTTTCACCCTTCCTCTGGCGCTGACAGCCACAATTCTGATCACAGGTGGCATCATGCACTGGCAGCGCAAACTGGTGCGTCAGCTACAGTTTGAACAGCCGGCTCTCGGTAGTGCCGATGCGCTTTACGACGGCATCCTGGACTTGGCCCGCCGTCTTTCTCTCCGTGCCACTGCTGCGACCCAGCGTGGTTCCCTTCCGTTGAATGAGGCGGTCATTTTGCTGACCCTCATCGTGCTGTCCATCGGTGCCTTGTTGCTCGGTGAGCGTGATGAGCTCCGGATGGAACTGTGGGACTCTGCACCGCAGGGCGCGGTCGCGTTGATTATGATCATCGCGGCTTTGGCCGCCACCCAACAGAAAAACAGGCTCTCCGGTGTCATCCTGGTAGGTGTGACCGGCTACGGCTTGGCCATTATCTTCGCCATGTACGGTGCACCTGATTTGGCTCTGACGCAGCTGCTGGTTGAGACGGTCTCAATGATTGTTTTCGTGTTGGTGCTGCGCACGCTCTCGCCGCGGGCACCGGCATCAAATCCGAGGTGGATACGACACCGTGCATGGCTGGCCATCGCAGTCGGTGTCACTGTCCCAGTGTTGGCCGCCTACGCTATGGGCTCCCGTCGTACTGAGCCAATCTCCGGCGACATTCCGCCGCTGGCTCACGACATTGGGCACGGCCAGAATGCGGTCAACGTACTTCTTGTCGATATCCGCGCCTGGGATACCTTCGGTGAAATCACCGTGCTGGTGATGGTGGCGCTGGGGATTACCTCGCTGGTATTCCGCACGCACACGATGCACATGCGCTCAAAGATTAAGCCACAGCGGAATCGTGCTCGCCGCAACACCCGCTGGTTGAACACCATCGATGAGTCCGGTGAAGCCGAGCGGTTGCGCTACCCAATCATGGTTCTGGTGGCATCGCGCGCGCTCTTCCCCGCCATGATGGTGGTTTCCATCTACCTCTTCTTCGCCGGCCACAACGATGTCGGTGGTGGCTTCGCAGGTGGCCTCGTGGCTGCGCTGGCACTGACCATGCGTTATCTCATCGGTGGGCATCGTGAACTGGCAGCAACTCTGCCAATTCCTACCGAGGTACTTCTCGGCGGCGGTCTGCTGGTGTCGGCTCTTAGCGCCGTATGGCCACTGTTCGTGGGTTGGGCTCCGCTGACTTCCTGGTACGGCTCGCGGGAAATTCCGCTGCTCGGCGACGTCACCGTTGTCTCCCCTATGCTCTTTGACCTGGGTGTGTACATGATTGTCGTTGGCACGATTGTCTACATCCTGCGCAGTTTGGGCGGCGGCATCGATGCTCAGATAAACCTTCGCGCTGAGCGTGATCGTTCACGTCGTGTGAATCGAGCCGCACTCGGCCAGTCCCGCCAGCTGCGTAGCAAGTTGGCGGCGGCTAAGCCCGCAGGTGTTAAGTCCGCAGGCGCCAAGACTGCAAGTGCGAAGCCAACCGGTGCCAAGCCTGCAAGTGCCAAGACTGCAGGCGCCAAAACAGCGGCAGATGCACGGACTGCGACCA